The Porphyromonas pogonae genome segment ATACGCACGAGGCACCTCTCGGAGTTGTAAGGTGTAGAGCCCGGGCTGTGAGGGTAGTTGCCTCTTCCACTTCACGGTAATGCGCATCAGACAGTGTATATTGCTCATATCACATATGTAGTGAGCTGTACGGTTGCGAGTCATCTCAAAATCTTGGATGCCCCAGTAGAGCGCATCACCATTGGTATAATAAGCATCTGCGCTACCTTGCTCCCGGGTATTTATGCTCATGAGCATCTCCGAGAGGCGGGTCTTGCCCACTGTAAAAGGGAAGGCTGTCCTTGTACTTCTATTACCTACTACAAGTAGGGTGTACTTACCATAAGGAAGCACCGTGGGCTTGAAGTGCAACTCCTGGGGCTGTCGTGTGACAATCGTATGGGAGAACAGGATGCCGTGAGAGTCGAAGATGAAATGCTCCGAGTGATGTATATGGATGCGGTAACGATCTCCCTCGGCCACACGACGTACGTAGCGAATACTGATATCAACACCTTCACAACACACATCACGATCATCATCTGTGGAGCACCCACCCAGGACAAAGATGGCTACGATAGCTCCGGCAAGCAATGCCAGCAGCATACCTCGCCGGCATCGCATAGCTCTGCGACGACGCCTCTGCGCTTTTTCTTGCTTGATGTCTGCCATAGTTCTTGGCTTGTAATCTTCCATATAGCTATTTCGCATCTCTTTGCCTCTAATTATTCATATTATAAAGTAGTAGTCCGATCCTCTATCTTCTCCAAGGGGGAGGCAGAGACATTGCATTAATTTTATCGAAAAGAGCTATCTACCATACCACCTTTGTTTTGCAATGACTCCTCCAGTTGTTCCAAATTGTACTTTGCTCGAGACTCTTCGCCCTTGACCTTGAGGGCACGGCGGAAGTAATCACGTGCTCGAGACAGATCGCCTCGCATCCAATAGTAAACACCCAAATTATTGTAAGCCTCCGGTACGTTCTGCACCTTGCCCAGATACTTCCATGCTCCATCCAGATCGCCTCGTACAAGGGCTGCAGAGGCAGCATTGATATTTGCAACGGCGTCATTGGGGAAGTATTTGGCAGCTACATCGTACTCACGACCATAATCCTTGGCAGCTCTCTGTGACTTATCGCCACTATTGCGCCGGCGTGCTACTTCGTAGATCTCCTCTTGTGATAAGTCCTGAGGTCTCTGCTTCAAGACCTCCTCGGCCTCGACGGTCTCGAAAGAGCGTACCGTGTAGCTAACCTCCATCTCCATACGTCTCAAAGGCGGATAGAGGTTGTAAAGCATATATTTGTAGGGTACTCCTCCTGCCAGATCCATGAGTAGCTTTTCACGCCCCTTGAAGATGTCTACTCCGTCTATAATGGTAAGGACAGCATCTCGATACATCATGTCACTCTCTTCCACTGCAGCCCTGAGGCCTTCCCAATCCTCACCCATACCTGTGGCGGGGAACATACTGATATCGTAAAGGCCGTACTTACGGATGAGATATTGCTTGAAACCATCAGCACGACGTTGTGATAGCTTGAGGTTATAGTCATAAGGTGCTTCAGGTGATGCATATCCTTTGATAGAAGCACTTCGGATACGATAGGTCTCACGACGGGATGACAAAGGCCTGAGCACATTGTCTACTTTGGCAAGTTCTTCGGCATTACTTGCGTAGTAAGGCAAGATATCATACCGATCCACAATATAGTTGATATGAAGTGAGAGATGCTCATTACGCTCCTTGACCACTTCTTTCTTAGGGCGTATGAATGTCACACTACTCTCATATACGGGCGGGGTCACTGAAGGTTTGGATGATCGAGGCGCATCCGCCTGGGCTTGAGAGCCCTCAATATCAGAGGGCTGTACTCCCATTAGATGCCAGTCGCAACAATCCTCTATAAGCTGATCGAATGTAAGCTTGCCACCCAAATTTATAGGTTTGGTCAACGGAAGTGATACCCGGTAAGAAACGGACTGAACGTCTCCGACACGGGTAGGAACAGATACCACGACATAGGGTTTTTGCTCCCAAAAGGCACTGTGTGAGAGCAAAGCCTGTTCACGACGGTAGTAGGCGGCCCGCCTCTTTCCGTTGACCAATACCTCAGGAAATCGAAGTTCCACACCACCTACACGATATACAGGAATGATGTGTAAAGCATCGCCGGAGTTAATGATGGCTCCACGAATTACCAATTTGAAATTGATATGCAGTGAATCTCCCCGGAAATAATTGTGAACCTCCTGGAATCGGAGCTCGGGCATGGATGTCCGGGGTGATAATTCCCGGGTCTGTACTGCGGCTACAGGCTTGGGCGAGGGATTATAGAAATTACGCCCGGCTGTCTGAGCCTTAGCCCCTCCGACGATAACGATATAAAGCAGTAATATGTGTAAAATATTGTGTAGAGTATGTTTCATATGAGCATTGGTATTTATTTGAGATAATAGATGAGTGATAATACTGCTTTTGTGGGACCGAAGTAATTTCGCTTGTACTCGCCAAGGAAATCACCACAATCGCCACAGTCATACTTCTTATAGTTTAACCTCAAGTACCCAACACCCAAAGAAGCTTCAACCCCCCAGCGGTCACCCAGTGCCCACTGGTACCCCATACTTACACCACCTCCATAGGCATTGCCCTGATAACGGTAATTTTTTAAATCCTTGATCAGCGAGATACCTCCTACATTATATTCACCGTATACCCCGTGAATACCCACATAACCACGCTCGAAAGCTTGACAAAACCAATATTTTACCTCAGGCATCACCAACCAATGGCGTAACTTGGGATGCACACGCACCCCGTCAACCTTGGTATGCGACCCGAAGTTGAAAGGATTGTATCCCCCATGGAGACTAAGAGTAAACTGATCACCAGTACGAAACTCAAGCCCAATATTAGGAGTAGTGGTACCCCAATAGAGCAAATTTGTTTTAACTCCGATGCGTTGTGCCCGTACCGTCATGAAAATGCTCATAAACAGAAGCAAAGTGAGAGAAATATGTTTCATGCTGTGTATATTAGGATATATAAATAGTAGTTCATACCAAAAGTGACTTGCTTATTTACAAATAGAGGAAGCATTGACCAATGCTAAAGAATAATTCCGATCATATGATTCTTAATCATGCATGATGATAATTATGAAATGGATAAAATATTTACACCCTTTCATCTGTGCAAATAAGCTTAAGTAGCCACTTAATATTGAAGTCCATACAATCTATTATTCTCATTATCATCTATCTTTCTACTCCGATCTTAGCGGAAATAGATCAATAGATATAGCTCTTTTGTATCCACAGGCAAAGGTAGAACGCTCTACTTTATGAGGCTCCGAAATATCACCGGCAAATTGTGCACATAAGTGTATTTAAAGTACACATTAAGTGACTTATTATA includes the following:
- a CDS encoding FimB/Mfa2 family fimbrial subunit — its product is MEDYKPRTMADIKQEKAQRRRRRAMRCRRGMLLALLAGAIVAIFVLGGCSTDDDRDVCCEGVDISIRYVRRVAEGDRYRIHIHHSEHFIFDSHGILFSHTIVTRQPQELHFKPTVLPYGKYTLLVVGNRSTRTAFPFTVGKTRLSEMLMSINTREQGSADAYYTNGDALYWGIQDFEMTRNRTAHYICDMSNIHCLMRITVKWKRQLPSQPGLYTLQLREVPRAYRMSLHPRVPKIVMNTFSDPKEPLFTSTVTQVVHSFPLILGDNPVTHRLHVPISSAMLDAQFMTLRYDDNSIPLFRVLKDGVPLMKEINLKRFFEEMKWVPSRIPEQIFHLIIEIDPVTGSVTVTASGNLSVLDWQDGGTIGHDL
- a CDS encoding DUF3868 domain-containing protein; translation: MKHTLHNILHILLLYIVIVGGAKAQTAGRNFYNPSPKPVAAVQTRELSPRTSMPELRFQEVHNYFRGDSLHINFKLVIRGAIINSGDALHIIPVYRVGGVELRFPEVLVNGKRRAAYYRREQALLSHSAFWEQKPYVVVSVPTRVGDVQSVSYRVSLPLTKPINLGGKLTFDQLIEDCCDWHLMGVQPSDIEGSQAQADAPRSSKPSVTPPVYESSVTFIRPKKEVVKERNEHLSLHINYIVDRYDILPYYASNAEELAKVDNVLRPLSSRRETYRIRSASIKGYASPEAPYDYNLKLSQRRADGFKQYLIRKYGLYDISMFPATGMGEDWEGLRAAVEESDMMYRDAVLTIIDGVDIFKGREKLLMDLAGGVPYKYMLYNLYPPLRRMEMEVSYTVRSFETVEAEEVLKQRPQDLSQEEIYEVARRRNSGDKSQRAAKDYGREYDVAAKYFPNDAVANINAASAALVRGDLDGAWKYLGKVQNVPEAYNNLGVYYWMRGDLSRARDYFRRALKVKGEESRAKYNLEQLEESLQNKGGMVDSSFR
- a CDS encoding DUF3575 domain-containing protein translates to MKHISLTLLLFMSIFMTVRAQRIGVKTNLLYWGTTTPNIGLEFRTGDQFTLSLHGGYNPFNFGSHTKVDGVRVHPKLRHWLVMPEVKYWFCQAFERGYVGIHGVYGEYNVGGISLIKDLKNYRYQGNAYGGGVSMGYQWALGDRWGVEASLGVGYLRLNYKKYDCGDCGDFLGEYKRNYFGPTKAVLSLIYYLK